A genomic region of Trifolium pratense cultivar HEN17-A07 linkage group LG3, ARS_RC_1.1, whole genome shotgun sequence contains the following coding sequences:
- the LOC123916283 gene encoding uncharacterized protein LOC123916283, whose protein sequence is MGGKLKFPFTIKDLSSNVVDCCLWDSLAAHFIDYLKIRTDSGPIVVIVKHAHLKLAENNYPLQVTNAWNGTFLLINDDIPPINDFKNRLPADNTFAIQSNIIQSSYQMIS, encoded by the exons ATGGGTGGAAAACTTAAGTTTCCATTCACCATTAAAGACTTGAG TTCAAATGTTGTTGACTGTTGTCTATGGGACAGCTTGGCTGCACACTTCATTGATTACTTGAAGATTAGAACTGACTCTGGCCCTATTGTTGTTATTGTGAAACATGCTCACCTAAAGCTTGCTGAAA ataatTATCCGTTGCAAGTTACTAATGCTTGGAATGGAACTTTCTTGCTCATTAATGATGACATACCTCCTATCAATGACTTCAAAAACAG ATTGCCTGCTGACAACACATTTGCAATACAAAGTAACATCATTCAATCCTCATACCAAATGATTTCATAA